GAAAATTGGCCTAGATGTTATCCCGGGGTCACACCCGATCGTGCCAGTCATGATTTATGACGCGCTGAAGGCAATTGAGATCGCCGGAGAGTTGCTGAAGATGGGTGTCTACGTAATTGCTTTCAAATATCCGGTAGTGCCGCAGGGCAAGGCGAGAATTCGTACTCAGATCTCGGCGGGGCATACGGAAGAAGATTTGCAATACGTTTTGGGATGTTTCGCTAAGCTAAAGCATGTTTATAATTTATAAAATATGCCTGCTTATAATGACCGCAATTGCAAGAATAACAAAAAATATTAAAATGCGTTACAAATGATACAACAACTCTGTTGCATCTGTGATATATTTTAAACAACAAAATAAATAGCAAACATTAAAGATAAACTTTCGAAAAAGTTAAGAGGAGGATTTAATTATGAAATATGAAAAAGAATTTAATGCGTACTTAGCAGACTTGGCCGTTATGACCATGAAACTGCATAATATTCACTGGAACGTTGTCGGCAAGGACTTTACTCGTGTGCATGAGTTCACCGAAAAGGAATATGAGACGGTTTTTGACTACATGGACGCTGTAGCTGAGCATTTGCGTAAGTTTGAATGTGTACCGCAGGCTAACATGAGTGAATTGCTGAAGGTTTCTCACGTAAAGGAAATTCCGGCGCGTACCTTTACTTGTCAGGAAGCATTGGAATTGGTGTACGCCGATTTGCAAAACCTACGCACCGTCGCTACTGAATTGCGTAACGCTTGTGATGAGGAAGGTTGGTTCAGCGCGGTCGATATGTTGGAAGATCACATCGATCATTACAATAAGCAAATTTGGTTCTTGCGTTCAATGCTGGCTTAATTGATTAGTAAGTCATTAGCAGTTGATTAGTAGACCGACCTTTGTCCATGATACAAAAAGATGCCGTCTTGCGTTGGCAAGCGGCATTTTTTGTGCGTTAACTGTTTTGGTATTGACAATTGCCAATTCGCAATATATAATTGCAAGTATAAAAGGAGGAGTTGATATGAGCTGGCAAGAGAAAGTTAAAACCTTAATGCTGGATAGGGGCATCAATCAAAAGCAGTTATCGCAATTAAGCGGTATCACAGAAAGTTCTGTTTCGAGGTATCTTCGTTCTGAGCGTAGGCCACGACTTGATATTGTTGTGAACTTTGCAAAGGCATTTGGTGTTTCAACCGAGTATCTTCTTGATGAGGGGGAAGATAGTGGAACAAGTGCTTATGAAACAATTTCTACTGCGATTGCCAGGAAAGGTGGGGAGCTGACGGCTGAAGAAAAAAATGAGC
This is a stretch of genomic DNA from Mageeibacillus indolicus UPII9-5. It encodes these proteins:
- a CDS encoding Dps family protein translates to MKYEKEFNAYLADLAVMTMKLHNIHWNVVGKDFTRVHEFTEKEYETVFDYMDAVAEHLRKFECVPQANMSELLKVSHVKEIPARTFTCQEALELVYADLQNLRTVATELRNACDEEGWFSAVDMLEDHIDHYNKQIWFLRSMLA
- a CDS encoding helix-turn-helix domain-containing protein, which gives rise to MSWQEKVKTLMLDRGINQKQLSQLSGITESSVSRYLRSERRPRLDIVVNFAKAFGVSTEYLLDEGEDSGTSAYETISTAIARKGGELTAEEKNELIALLLGRKLVN